A genome region from Arachidicoccus soli includes the following:
- a CDS encoding sensor histidine kinase: protein MKKAISVSLILVAISLIGFVLLQVNWVINIVQTQEQKIKFRVEQSAKEAADSLGSVSSVASLRLRGQGIPIPNNNFLFPYIKINQRFSQSEVNNIIYKALKNHEAEKYQIEYAITYGIGSDAIPELLTPNFATIAQQLATDSLLNLNTLIRSFPIAPETDDGNPIAQEFLNVFVPNLSGQAWRSLTWILVGSALLTLITISAFYLTVRTMLLQRKLSKIKSDFINNMTHEFKTPLATISLAVDALHNEKVQGNKEKSIYFSSIIKEENRRMNKHVETILQAALMEKQEFNLNKSKLHIHSIIEHLVDNFSLQLFDKEGEVVLHLNASNDLIEGDEVHITNLLNNLIDNAVKYSKPDVPPRIVITTTNSAKHLIIQIEDNGIGMSKESVKRIFEKFYRAHTGNLHNVKGFGLGMTYVKDIVDAHNGKIKVDSNYGKGSVFVVDLPVILN from the coding sequence ATGAAAAAAGCAATCTCTGTAAGTTTGATTTTGGTGGCCATATCGCTTATTGGATTTGTATTGTTACAAGTCAATTGGGTGATAAACATCGTACAAACGCAAGAGCAAAAAATAAAATTTAGGGTAGAGCAATCTGCCAAGGAAGCTGCTGACTCATTAGGAAGTGTTTCCTCCGTAGCCTCTTTGCGTTTAAGGGGTCAAGGCATTCCGATTCCTAATAACAACTTTCTATTTCCTTATATAAAAATCAATCAACGTTTTTCGCAATCAGAAGTAAATAATATTATTTATAAGGCTTTAAAAAACCATGAAGCAGAAAAATACCAAATAGAATATGCGATTACATATGGCATAGGTTCTGATGCTATACCAGAATTACTCACGCCCAACTTTGCTACGATAGCCCAGCAATTAGCGACCGATTCTTTGTTGAATCTAAATACTTTGATTCGTAGTTTTCCTATTGCACCAGAAACGGATGATGGTAATCCAATTGCGCAGGAGTTTTTGAATGTATTTGTGCCAAATCTTAGTGGACAAGCTTGGCGGTCACTTACTTGGATTCTGGTCGGATCAGCTTTACTTACCCTAATTACTATTTCGGCATTTTATCTTACGGTACGCACAATGTTGCTTCAACGAAAATTGAGCAAAATTAAAAGCGATTTCATTAATAATATGACGCATGAATTTAAAACACCTTTAGCGACCATATCATTGGCTGTTGATGCCCTTCACAATGAAAAGGTACAGGGTAATAAAGAAAAATCAATTTACTTCAGCAGTATTATAAAAGAAGAAAACCGTAGAATGAACAAACACGTAGAAACCATTCTGCAAGCAGCTTTGATGGAAAAGCAAGAATTTAATTTAAACAAATCCAAATTACATATTCATAGTATTATTGAACATTTAGTAGATAATTTCTCTCTCCAGCTCTTCGATAAGGAAGGCGAAGTTGTTCTGCATTTGAATGCGTCTAATGATTTAATAGAGGGCGACGAAGTGCATATTACTAATTTACTCAACAACCTTATTGATAATGCGGTAAAATATTCTAAACCAGATGTCCCTCCGCGTATTGTGATAACCACAACCAATTCAGCGAAACATTTAATTATTCAAATAGAAGACAATGGAATTGGTATGTCCAAGGAATCTGTAAAGAGAATTTTTGAGAAATTTTACCGGGCGCATACAGGAAATCTACATAATGTAAAAGGTTTTGGTTTGGGAATGACTTACGTTAAGGATATTGTAGATGCACATAATGGAAAAATAAAGGTAGATAGCAATTATGGTAAGGGCTCAGTGTTTGTCGTTGATTTGCCTGTCATTTTGAATTAA
- a CDS encoding M1 family metallopeptidase — translation MNHFKTLCVCLFASIILPQSILAQSTSKYDQHQLFAPFFFTHNGNEYRSADGTPGPKYWQNKANYEIHATLNEQDTLLQGEVHIYYTNNSPNPLAFLWLQIDQNLFVPTSRGAATTLVSGDRFDVKGYKKGGEHIQSASVIYKGKTYVIKPVITDTRLQLRLPFAIKPNGDKIIVNIKYSFSIPQYGADRMGRLYTKNGVIYQLAQWYPRMCVYDDIRGWNILPYMGQGEFYCEYGNFDYYITAPASMIVAGSGVLQNPEEVLTSTEIKRLDEARKSDSTVQIIKEDEVGTASTRPREKGNLTWHFKMENSRDISWAASKAFRWDAARINFPSGRKGIAMAVYPIESQGYEGYGRSTQYLKQSIEFYSKTYFEYPWNSAVVVAGVALGMEYPGIIFCSYKIKNANLWHDVTHEIGHNWFPMIVGSNERRFMWQDEGLNTFINGFASTAFNNSEYGNHDYPSISPRMGLMMGNATDPLMTAPESMGFRDVGLYYYKTSLALDILRNDVLGPERFDYAFRYYIKNWAFKHPQPDDFFRSIDNAAGEDLGWFWREWFFTTWTLDQAVSGVKYVDDNATNGALITIENLGQMALPVTAEITEQNGHSSIIKLPVEIWQRGGKWTFKYNSTSPIKSVVLDPKVHYPDTDRDNNTWKAPQ, via the coding sequence ATGAATCATTTCAAAACTTTATGTGTTTGTTTGTTTGCGTCTATAATTCTGCCGCAATCTATTCTTGCGCAATCCACTTCGAAGTATGATCAGCATCAGCTCTTTGCACCTTTTTTCTTTACACATAACGGTAATGAATACAGAAGCGCAGATGGTACACCCGGACCAAAATATTGGCAAAACAAAGCTAACTATGAAATACATGCCACTTTGAACGAACAGGACACCCTACTTCAAGGCGAAGTCCATATTTACTACACCAATAACAGCCCTAACCCATTAGCCTTTTTATGGCTTCAAATTGACCAAAACCTTTTTGTCCCGACTTCTCGAGGCGCAGCAACTACATTGGTCTCCGGAGATCGTTTTGATGTAAAAGGATATAAAAAAGGAGGAGAACATATTCAATCTGCGTCTGTCATATACAAAGGAAAAACATATGTAATAAAACCTGTAATTACGGATACCCGCCTGCAGCTTCGTTTACCTTTTGCTATAAAACCAAACGGAGACAAAATTATAGTGAATATAAAATATTCTTTTTCTATTCCTCAATATGGGGCTGATCGAATGGGCAGGCTATATACTAAAAATGGTGTAATTTATCAATTGGCACAATGGTATCCACGCATGTGTGTGTATGATGATATAAGAGGATGGAATATCTTGCCATATATGGGTCAAGGGGAGTTTTATTGCGAATATGGCAACTTTGATTATTATATCACCGCTCCGGCAAGTATGATTGTTGCCGGATCGGGCGTACTACAAAACCCAGAAGAAGTGCTTACTTCTACAGAAATAAAAAGATTGGACGAAGCGCGTAAAAGCGATAGCACTGTACAAATAATTAAAGAAGATGAAGTTGGTACCGCTTCTACCAGACCTAGAGAAAAAGGCAACCTGACCTGGCATTTCAAAATGGAAAATTCACGTGATATCTCCTGGGCAGCTTCTAAAGCTTTCCGTTGGGATGCAGCAAGGATTAATTTCCCTTCAGGCAGGAAAGGAATTGCAATGGCGGTATATCCCATTGAAAGTCAGGGCTATGAAGGCTATGGAAGGTCAACGCAGTATTTAAAGCAAAGTATTGAATTTTATTCTAAAACATATTTTGAATATCCTTGGAACTCAGCGGTAGTAGTTGCTGGCGTAGCATTGGGAATGGAATATCCGGGTATTATATTTTGCAGTTACAAAATAAAGAATGCCAACCTTTGGCATGATGTTACCCACGAAATAGGACACAATTGGTTCCCGATGATTGTGGGCAGTAATGAAAGGCGGTTTATGTGGCAAGATGAAGGATTGAATACATTTATCAATGGTTTTGCATCTACCGCATTCAATAATAGTGAATACGGCAATCATGATTATCCAAGTATTTCACCAAGAATGGGTCTCATGATGGGCAATGCTACCGATCCGCTGATGACAGCACCTGAGTCTATGGGCTTTAGAGACGTGGGACTTTATTATTATAAAACTTCTTTAGCACTCGATATCTTGCGTAACGACGTCCTTGGACCTGAAAGATTTGATTATGCTTTTAGGTATTACATCAAAAACTGGGCTTTCAAACATCCCCAACCTGATGATTTTTTCCGCTCAATAGATAATGCTGCCGGCGAAGATTTGGGCTGGTTCTGGAGAGAATGGTTTTTTACCACTTGGACACTTGACCAAGCTGTTTCTGGCGTAAAATACGTCGATGACAATGCCACTAACGGAGCACTTATTACTATCGAGAATCTGGGTCAAATGGCATTGCCGGTAACTGCCGAAATTACAGAACAGAATGGACATTCTTCTATCATTAAATTGCCTGTAGAAATCTGGCAACGTGGCGGTAAATGGACATTTAAATATAATTCTACATCGCCTATAAAGTCAGTAGTGCTTGATCCTAAAGTTCACTATCCGGACACAGATAGAGACAACAATACATGGAAAGCTCCTCAATAA
- a CDS encoding glutamine synthetase III family protein yields MSLRFDAIKALTDESHAKMGGSATKISAIFGENVFTLDKARSFLSDEAYKSLLSSTKSGKKIERTLANQIAIGLRAWAESKGVTHYTHWFQPLTGTTAEKHDSFFTLKSDGTPIEEFDGATLIQQEPDASSFPNGGIRATFEARGYTAWDPSSPAFIFEADAGRTLCIPTVFVSYTGESLDYKAPLIKALEAIGKAAVDVANLFDKNISKVTPTLGWEQEYFVIDEALANARPDLVQAGRTVFGAAPAKGQQLEDHYFGAIPERVYAFMRDFENESYKLGIPLRTRHNEVAPSQFEAAPIFEEVNIAVDHNILLMDVMSRVAKRHKLKVLLHEKPFAGINGSGKHNNWSLATDTGINLLAPGKTPKTNLLFLTFFVNIIKAVHEHADILRASIASASNDHRLGANEAPPAIISVFIGDYLTKVLGDIEKRVGDKFDEQDEAILKLDLHKSIPELLLDNTDRNRTSPFAFTGNKFEFRAVGSSANCANAMITLNTIVADSLTKFKAEVDELISKGSKKEIAVMQTIQKYIVESKTVLFEGDGYSFEWEKEAEKRGLPNVKTTPLALDALSTDKAKKLFEDFNVYSHRELEARHEIELENYLKKVQIEGRIMGDLAINHILPVAINYQNKLVSNVKSLKELGLPETTYAAQLDLLKKVSEHIQVIYNKVHEMVEARKVANNIENTRTRAIAYDSQVKAKYFDDIRYHVDKLEQLVDNETWTLPKYREMLLLR; encoded by the coding sequence ATGTCATTAAGATTTGATGCAATCAAAGCGCTTACAGATGAGTCTCATGCTAAAATGGGTGGAAGTGCTACTAAGATTAGTGCTATTTTCGGAGAAAATGTATTTACTTTAGACAAAGCTCGCTCTTTTCTAAGTGATGAGGCTTATAAAAGCCTCTTATCAAGTACAAAATCTGGAAAAAAAATTGAAAGAACGCTAGCTAATCAAATAGCTATTGGTTTACGTGCCTGGGCAGAGAGCAAAGGTGTTACACACTATACGCACTGGTTTCAACCATTAACAGGTACGACTGCCGAAAAACATGATTCGTTTTTTACGTTAAAAAGCGATGGCACACCTATCGAAGAGTTTGATGGTGCTACTTTAATTCAACAAGAGCCAGATGCTTCTTCTTTCCCAAATGGTGGTATTCGTGCTACTTTTGAAGCAAGAGGCTATACTGCCTGGGATCCTTCTTCTCCTGCTTTTATTTTTGAAGCAGATGCAGGTAGAACTTTATGCATACCTACAGTTTTCGTTTCTTATACCGGCGAATCTTTAGATTATAAAGCGCCTTTAATCAAGGCTTTGGAAGCAATTGGGAAAGCTGCAGTAGATGTCGCTAATTTATTCGATAAAAATATTTCAAAAGTAACACCTACTTTAGGTTGGGAACAAGAGTACTTTGTTATTGATGAAGCCTTGGCAAATGCCCGCCCGGATCTTGTACAAGCTGGCCGCACAGTTTTTGGCGCAGCTCCTGCAAAGGGACAACAATTAGAAGATCATTATTTTGGTGCTATTCCGGAAAGAGTATATGCTTTCATGCGCGATTTCGAGAATGAATCTTACAAATTAGGCATTCCTTTACGTACGCGTCACAATGAAGTTGCTCCTTCTCAATTTGAAGCAGCTCCAATATTTGAAGAAGTAAACATTGCAGTTGATCACAATATTTTGTTGATGGATGTAATGTCACGTGTAGCAAAACGTCATAAACTAAAGGTTCTGCTTCATGAAAAACCATTTGCAGGTATTAATGGAAGTGGAAAACATAATAACTGGAGTTTGGCTACAGATACCGGCATTAATTTATTGGCACCTGGCAAAACACCAAAAACCAATTTATTATTCCTTACTTTCTTTGTAAATATCATTAAAGCTGTTCACGAGCATGCAGATATTTTGCGTGCATCTATCGCTTCAGCAAGCAATGATCACCGCTTAGGCGCAAATGAAGCTCCTCCTGCAATTATCTCTGTATTTATTGGAGATTATTTAACCAAGGTGTTGGGTGATATTGAAAAACGTGTCGGAGATAAATTCGATGAACAAGATGAAGCAATCCTGAAATTAGATTTACATAAATCTATTCCTGAATTGTTGTTGGACAATACTGATAGAAACAGAACCTCTCCATTTGCATTCACAGGAAATAAATTTGAATTCCGTGCGGTAGGCTCCTCTGCTAACTGTGCAAACGCAATGATTACCTTAAACACAATTGTTGCAGACTCTTTAACGAAGTTTAAAGCTGAAGTAGATGAGTTGATATCTAAAGGAAGCAAAAAAGAAATTGCGGTAATGCAAACCATTCAAAAATATATTGTTGAAAGCAAAACAGTATTGTTTGAAGGAGATGGTTATAGCTTTGAATGGGAAAAAGAAGCGGAAAAACGTGGTTTACCTAATGTAAAAACTACGCCTCTTGCATTAGATGCTTTAAGCACGGATAAAGCTAAAAAATTATTTGAAGATTTCAATGTATATTCTCATCGCGAATTGGAAGCGCGCCACGAAATAGAGTTGGAAAATTATTTGAAAAAAGTGCAAATAGAAGGTCGTATTATGGGCGACTTGGCTATTAATCATATTTTACCGGTTGCTATCAATTATCAAAATAAATTGGTCTCAAATGTAAAAAGTTTGAAAGAGCTTGGTTTACCTGAAACTACATACGCTGCTCAACTTGATTTGTTGAAAAAGGTATCTGAACATATTCAGGTAATTTACAACAAAGTACACGAAATGGTTGAAGCTCGTAAAGTGGCCAACAATATTGAAAATACACGCACGCGCGCTATTGCTTATGATAGTCAAGTGAAAGCCAAGTATTTTGATGATATACGTTACCACGTTGATAAATTGGAACAATTGGTAGATAATGAAACTTGGACCTTACCTAAATATCGTGAAATGCTTTTGTTGCGTTAA
- the rsmA gene encoding 16S rRNA (adenine(1518)-N(6)/adenine(1519)-N(6))-dimethyltransferase RsmA, translated as MQEYTLKKSLGQHFLKDENICKKIVDALQSHSFKQLLEVGPGAGALTKYLLDIKDIDFKAVELDEEKVIFLEKQFPAIKERIIHKSVLDIDAPFEKDFTVIGNFPYNISSQILFKILDWKERVPLSIGMFQKEVAQRIAAKSGSKAYGILSVLIQEFYDVTYLFDVPPESFNPPPKVMSGVIQLIKKENTFALQSERKFFVLVKTAFNQRRKMLRNAVKSLFDESLLQDEIFNKRAEQLTVEDFAKLTFKMI; from the coding sequence ATGCAAGAATATACGCTTAAGAAATCATTAGGCCAGCATTTTTTAAAAGACGAAAATATTTGTAAAAAAATAGTCGATGCATTACAAAGCCATTCCTTTAAGCAATTATTGGAAGTAGGCCCAGGTGCGGGGGCCCTCACTAAATATTTATTAGACATAAAAGATATCGACTTTAAAGCTGTAGAGCTTGATGAGGAAAAAGTAATTTTCTTAGAAAAGCAGTTTCCGGCAATTAAAGAGAGAATCATTCATAAAAGTGTCTTAGATATTGATGCGCCATTTGAGAAGGATTTTACGGTCATTGGTAATTTTCCTTACAATATTTCTTCCCAAATCTTATTTAAAATTTTAGATTGGAAAGAAAGGGTACCACTCTCCATTGGTATGTTTCAAAAAGAAGTGGCACAGCGTATTGCTGCTAAAAGTGGGAGTAAGGCCTATGGTATATTAAGTGTATTGATACAGGAATTTTACGATGTAACATATCTTTTTGATGTTCCTCCAGAAAGTTTCAATCCTCCCCCTAAGGTTATGAGCGGGGTTATTCAATTAATAAAAAAAGAAAATACTTTTGCTTTACAAAGTGAAAGGAAATTCTTTGTTCTGGTAAAAACGGCTTTTAACCAGCGCAGAAAAATGTTGCGGAATGCGGTAAAAAGTTTGTTTGACGAATCTCTTTTACAAGACGAAATATTTAATAAAAGAGCCGAGCAACTCACCGTAGAAGATTTTGCAAAACTCACCTTTAAAATGATATAA
- a CDS encoding glycosyltransferase, which produces MTFTSLPLGVILFITFCLIIVIQLGYYLIVFRKLAYYQPKPKKDSQEYPVSIIVCGKNEAENFSIHLPAVLLQDYATTHEVIVVNDNSTDETKYLLEEFYKRFKGLKILSLTQEALGIPGKKFPLSMGIKSSKHEVLLLTDADCFPASEHWIQKMQEAYTEGIDIVLGYGAYAKKPGLLNKLIRFETFHTALQYLSFALAKMPYMGVGRNLSYKREMFIKSKGFASINHIPGGDDDLFILKIATKKNTAILIDQEAHTISEPKTTWSDWMRQKRRHYSTAKYYKPKFKFLLGLYALSGFLIYPLLILAALYFNWWVALSVYVIRMIVLATIWKKAMRKLNEEDLWSRFLLFDLWMFLYYFIMLPTLLRKPEKKW; this is translated from the coding sequence ATGACATTCACTTCGCTTCCTTTGGGGGTTATTTTGTTTATAACCTTTTGTTTAATTATTGTGATCCAGTTGGGTTATTATTTAATTGTGTTTAGAAAGCTCGCTTATTATCAACCAAAGCCCAAAAAGGATTCACAAGAGTATCCGGTATCTATAATTGTATGTGGAAAAAATGAAGCGGAGAATTTTTCGATTCATTTGCCTGCGGTTTTATTGCAAGACTACGCAACAACGCATGAAGTAATTGTCGTAAATGATAACTCAACCGATGAAACCAAATATCTATTAGAAGAGTTTTACAAACGCTTTAAAGGGTTAAAAATACTTTCTTTAACACAAGAGGCATTGGGCATTCCAGGCAAAAAATTCCCCTTATCGATGGGTATAAAGTCATCAAAACATGAAGTGCTATTACTTACCGATGCTGATTGTTTTCCTGCTTCTGAACATTGGATTCAAAAAATGCAAGAAGCCTACACAGAAGGAATAGATATTGTATTAGGGTACGGAGCATATGCCAAAAAGCCGGGACTCTTAAATAAGCTTATTCGATTTGAAACCTTTCATACAGCTTTGCAATACCTCAGTTTTGCATTAGCTAAAATGCCTTATATGGGTGTGGGGCGGAATCTCTCCTATAAACGTGAAATGTTTATTAAGAGCAAAGGTTTTGCTTCTATTAATCATATTCCAGGTGGAGATGACGATTTATTTATCTTGAAAATAGCTACAAAAAAAAATACAGCAATCCTTATAGACCAGGAAGCGCATACCATTAGTGAACCGAAAACTACATGGTCTGATTGGATGCGACAAAAACGACGTCATTACAGTACCGCAAAATATTATAAGCCAAAATTTAAATTTTTATTGGGCTTATATGCCTTATCTGGATTTTTAATATATCCACTTTTGATTTTGGCTGCTTTATATTTTAATTGGTGGGTAGCTCTGTCTGTGTATGTTATTCGTATGATTGTTTTGGCGACTATTTGGAAAAAAGCGATGCGAAAATTAAATGAAGAGGATTTATGGTCCCGTTTTCTATTATTTGACTTGTGGATGTTTTTGTATTATTTTATTATGTTGCCTACTTTATTACGTAAGCCAGAAAAAAAATGGTAG